Proteins from one Pelosinus sp. IPA-1 genomic window:
- a CDS encoding substrate-binding domain-containing protein, protein MMRKFIGVCLLIVTTIFFIGCGNAPSKTETNAGKTIVNKDVILATTTSTQDSGLLDILIPAFEKKTGYKIKTIAVGTGQALAMGEKGEADVLLVHAPAAEKKVVDSGAAIHRILVMHNDFIIVGPTNDMAQTKGKSAKDALTGIGNKEAVFISRGDDSGTDKMEKSLWKLVGIKPSGAWYQEAGSGMGQTLKIADEKQGYTLSDRATYLAQKKNLSLQILVEGDATLLNIYHVMEVNPEKFSKVNNAGAKAFSEFLLSSEGQGLIAGFGKEKFGQPLFFADGGKTEKDFGL, encoded by the coding sequence ATGATGCGTAAGTTTATCGGTGTTTGTTTACTTATTGTTACTACTATTTTTTTTATCGGGTGTGGAAATGCTCCATCAAAGACAGAGACGAATGCTGGGAAAACAATTGTAAATAAGGATGTAATATTGGCCACTACAACAAGTACACAAGATAGTGGGTTGCTGGATATTCTAATTCCTGCTTTTGAGAAGAAAACGGGGTACAAAATAAAAACAATTGCTGTTGGCACTGGACAAGCGTTAGCCATGGGGGAAAAAGGCGAGGCTGATGTATTATTGGTCCATGCGCCAGCTGCAGAAAAAAAGGTAGTAGATAGTGGCGCAGCTATTCATCGTATTTTGGTAATGCATAATGACTTTATCATCGTGGGGCCAACGAATGATATGGCGCAAACGAAAGGGAAATCGGCTAAGGATGCCTTGACCGGAATTGGTAATAAAGAAGCTGTATTTATATCTCGTGGTGATGATTCTGGAACAGATAAAATGGAAAAGAGCTTATGGAAATTAGTAGGGATCAAACCATCTGGAGCCTGGTATCAAGAAGCCGGTTCAGGAATGGGGCAAACTCTAAAAATTGCAGATGAAAAACAAGGCTATACCTTAAGTGATCGGGCTACTTATTTGGCACAAAAGAAAAATCTTTCTTTGCAAATTCTTGTAGAAGGCGATGCCACATTGCTTAATATTTATCACGTAATGGAAGTAAATCCTGAGAAATTTTCTAAAGTAAATAATGCAGGTGCTAAGGCATTTAGTGAATTTTTATTATCAAGTGAAGGTCAAGGGTTGATTGCAGGATTTGGGAAAGAGAAATTTGGACAACCATTATTTTTTGCCGATGGTGGTAAAACAGAAAAGGATTTTGGGCTATAG
- a CDS encoding ABC transporter permease — translation MDMIVKGLIQGLQLLLSGDSEVLEVAILTIRVSGIATAISVLIGIPIGLWLALKDFYGKQAVNSIVNFGMGFPPVVVGLVVSLFLWRYGPLGELSLMYTPLAMVIAQAIIATPIVIGLSFAAIVSLNPKLRWQLISLGATRWQASWLLIKEARLGLMAAVIAGFGRVISEVGASMMVGGNIKGQTRVLTTATVMEVGKGNYDLALAISMILLLIAYSIVVMLTYLQHKGKSD, via the coding sequence ATGGATATGATTGTCAAAGGATTGATCCAAGGATTGCAACTTCTGCTCAGTGGTGATAGTGAAGTCCTAGAGGTTGCAATTCTTACGATTAGAGTATCAGGAATAGCAACAGCCATAAGTGTACTAATAGGAATTCCTATAGGTTTGTGGTTAGCTTTAAAAGATTTCTATGGCAAGCAGGCCGTCAATAGTATCGTTAATTTTGGGATGGGGTTCCCGCCTGTAGTAGTTGGTTTAGTTGTTAGCTTATTTTTATGGCGCTATGGACCTTTGGGAGAACTAAGTCTCATGTATACACCATTAGCGATGGTTATAGCCCAAGCCATTATTGCGACTCCTATTGTGATTGGTTTGAGCTTTGCTGCTATTGTTAGTCTTAATCCAAAACTTCGTTGGCAACTTATATCGCTAGGGGCTACTCGCTGGCAAGCAAGCTGGCTCTTGATTAAAGAGGCACGTCTAGGCTTAATGGCCGCTGTAATTGCTGGATTTGGTCGCGTGATTTCGGAAGTAGGGGCCTCTATGATGGTAGGGGGCAATATTAAGGGGCAAACAAGAGTGTTGACGACAGCGACTGTTATGGAAGTAGGTAAGGGTAACTATGATTTGGCTTTAGCAATTAGTATGATTCTATTATTGATTGCGTATAGTATTGTAGTTATGTTGACTTATTTGCAGCATAAAGGAAAGAGTGACTAA
- a CDS encoding ABC transporter ATP-binding protein: MNECILDMQHVNVDRKTRKNVLNINNFRMKHGELVAVVGPNGAGKSTLLQVINLLHSYQGKILLFGEDSSKVDKTTLRRQCAMVFQDALLLNDTVFNNVALPLKFRGMATSEIRQRVYQALADFRCDHLADRPARSLSGGEAQRVSIARALVTLPKLLLLDEPFASLDKATREEMIGEIRRLAQRKGISVLLVSHDFTDVLQFAERAIVMFAGSIVQDNKPEVILRRPINQQVAKLVGMDNIIPCHIEINDQNRLIKLTNGTSFTLYGEVKDSVTVCCLPGDSLYICEGNSGQQEQWIKLEGIVERIVPGLGVYQVIVKIGKGNVIARLPRSHITSNLHTHDKIKLVFDPAEVHLI; encoded by the coding sequence ATGAATGAGTGTATATTGGACATGCAGCACGTAAATGTAGATCGAAAAACACGCAAGAACGTACTAAATATTAACAATTTCCGTATGAAGCATGGTGAATTAGTCGCTGTAGTTGGGCCAAATGGTGCTGGAAAGAGTACTCTTTTACAAGTTATTAATCTATTGCATTCTTATCAAGGGAAAATACTTTTATTTGGGGAAGATAGTAGTAAGGTGGATAAAACTACTTTACGTCGTCAATGTGCCATGGTATTTCAAGATGCATTGCTCTTAAATGATACTGTATTTAACAATGTAGCCTTACCGCTAAAATTTCGTGGAATGGCGACAAGTGAAATAAGGCAAAGGGTCTATCAGGCATTGGCCGATTTTCGTTGTGATCATTTGGCAGATCGGCCAGCTCGTTCTTTGTCTGGAGGGGAAGCCCAGCGAGTTTCTATTGCCCGTGCCTTAGTAACTCTTCCAAAACTTTTACTATTAGATGAACCCTTTGCTTCTTTAGATAAAGCCACACGTGAAGAGATGATAGGAGAGATAAGACGGCTAGCGCAGCGAAAAGGAATATCCGTACTATTGGTTAGTCATGATTTTACAGATGTTTTGCAGTTTGCTGAACGGGCAATTGTAATGTTTGCTGGTAGTATTGTACAAGATAACAAACCAGAGGTTATACTTCGTAGGCCGATTAATCAACAAGTAGCAAAATTGGTAGGTATGGACAATATTATTCCTTGTCACATAGAAATAAATGACCAAAACAGATTAATAAAATTGACTAATGGAACTAGTTTCACTCTTTATGGGGAAGTAAAGGATTCTGTCACAGTGTGCTGCCTGCCTGGGGATTCTCTTTATATTTGCGAAGGAAATTCGGGGCAGCAGGAGCAGTGGATTAAATTAGAAGGAATAGTGGAACGAATCGTACCAGGATTAGGAGTCTATCAGGTTATTGTCAAAATAGGCAAAGGTAATGTGATAGCCCGGCTGCCCCGAAGTCATATTACGAGCAATCTTCATACACACGATAAAATTAAATTAGTATTTGACCCAGCGGAAGTACATTTGATTTAG
- the nudC gene encoding NAD(+) diphosphatase, translating into MTTKNAYWFLFYNDDLLIKEEQGITTILTTSDLTTVQLQPTNAQCIGKLHEMECYVATLDSESIPVGFSFKKIRQLYGNMEEECFWFACRAFHITNWMRTSKFCGCCGSTMTVSTDELAMKCVQCGHIVYPRISPAIIVAVIKDNQILLARSNRFPPNRYSVIAGFVEPGESLEDCVQRELKEEVGVEVHSISYFGNQPWPFPDSLMIAFTAQCSTEEITIDNQEIVDAGWFSAHNLPDIPDKLSVARKLIDWFVENHQHNPA; encoded by the coding sequence ATGACTACGAAAAACGCTTACTGGTTTTTATTTTATAATGATGACCTTCTTATTAAAGAAGAACAAGGAATAACAACTATTCTAACCACATCGGATCTTACAACAGTACAGTTACAGCCCACTAACGCCCAATGCATAGGTAAGCTTCACGAAATGGAATGCTATGTTGCAACTTTAGATAGCGAAAGCATACCTGTTGGGTTTTCATTTAAAAAAATAAGACAGCTTTACGGAAATATGGAAGAAGAATGTTTTTGGTTTGCTTGTCGGGCTTTTCACATTACTAATTGGATGAGAACAAGTAAATTTTGTGGTTGTTGTGGGAGCACAATGACGGTATCAACCGATGAACTTGCTATGAAATGTGTACAATGCGGTCATATTGTATATCCTCGTATTTCTCCAGCCATTATCGTTGCTGTCATTAAGGATAATCAAATTCTCCTAGCACGCTCCAATCGATTCCCACCTAATCGTTACAGCGTTATTGCCGGATTTGTTGAGCCAGGAGAATCACTAGAAGACTGCGTACAACGAGAACTAAAAGAGGAAGTTGGCGTAGAAGTACATTCTATTAGCTATTTTGGTAACCAACCATGGCCTTTCCCTGACTCTCTTATGATTGCGTTTACCGCTCAATGTTCAACCGAAGAAATAACCATTGATAATCAAGAAATCGTTGATGCTGGTTGGTTTTCGGCACATAACCTCCCAGATATCCCCGACAAACTTAGCGTAGCGAGAAAATTAATTGACTGGTTCGTAGAAAACCATCAACATAATCCAGCTTAA